One genomic region from Candidatus Caldarchaeum subterraneum encodes:
- a CDS encoding conserved hypothetical protein (methyltransferase domain) — protein sequence MPDMGLLEGIVAFRFASFCRELGDELRVVVDVGCRLGWAGHMLAAIAGRPVEVVGLDVYEPYLKTLSEISKIYKPIKVDLEKEPIPLPDGFADLTICIEVIEHLSKPAGYRLMDEMERITRKGGYIHLTTPNGWRPTDSRRCDPLKHKSGWTVQDFAKRGYVVKGYGFRPIIGRTKIDKLYLVADYVWTPIAPIIPETGFGLEALKKIT from the coding sequence TTGCCTGACATGGGTCTTCTCGAGGGGATTGTCGCCTTTAGGTTTGCTTCATTTTGCAGAGAGTTGGGTGATGAGTTGAGAGTTGTTGTTGATGTTGGCTGTAGGCTTGGCTGGGCCGGCCACATGCTGGCAGCTATCGCCGGTAGACCTGTTGAGGTCGTTGGATTGGATGTTTACGAGCCATACCTTAAGACCCTGTCTGAAATAAGCAAAATCTACAAACCGATCAAAGTTGACTTGGAGAAAGAACCCATACCTCTCCCCGACGGTTTTGCGGACTTGACAATATGCATTGAGGTTATTGAGCATCTAAGCAAGCCAGCGGGATACCGGCTGATGGATGAAATGGAGAGGATAACTAGGAAAGGCGGTTACATCCATTTAACAACGCCCAACGGATGGCGACCGACAGATAGTAGAAGGTGCGACCCATTAAAGCACAAGTCTGGATGGACTGTCCAAGATTTCGCCAAACGTGGATACGTTGTCAAAGGCTATGGTTTTAGACCAATAATAGGCAGAACGAAAATTGATAAATTATATCTCGTAGCTGACTATGTTTGGACACCGATAGCCCCTATCATACCCGAAACAGGGTTTGGACTCGAGGCGTTGAAGAAAATAACCTGA
- a CDS encoding glycosyl transferase family 1 — protein sequence MRVLMVGRKPSIALNELRRYWGTVDVATGLHAPRFTRYDLVIAQEPTIKIGLPALLQAKLSNAALITEVHGDYLRGNFLPWKDRLFAWLVLRSSDFVRAVNSGIAWNLQSRGLSNVHVVPAVYIRLDIFKPLKNPDERGHVVVTAARLVPEKGLDLLLRAVPLLLQDFPDLEVRILGEGPMRKSLQGLAGELGVGDVVKFLGWAPVDDLVKHYNEAAVFVCTSHYEGGPRTVFEAASCLTPSVSTPVGIVPEVLRDGESVLLVERRDPDLLAEKIAQLLHDRDKRRRLAEKAREIVLREFEWSKSVERYARAYLALASPRP from the coding sequence ATGAGGGTTCTGATGGTGGGGCGGAAGCCTTCGATTGCTTTGAATGAGTTGAGAAGATACTGGGGAACGGTTGACGTGGCGACTGGTCTCCACGCTCCACGGTTTACCCGCTACGACCTCGTGATAGCACAAGAACCAACCATCAAAATAGGGCTGCCTGCTCTCCTGCAGGCGAAACTGTCAAACGCCGCTTTAATCACCGAGGTACATGGAGACTACTTGAGAGGAAATTTTCTTCCCTGGAAAGACCGGTTATTTGCATGGCTTGTTTTGAGGTCTTCGGATTTCGTGAGAGCCGTGAACAGCGGCATCGCGTGGAATCTCCAATCAAGGGGATTATCTAATGTTCACGTGGTTCCAGCCGTTTACATCAGGTTGGACATCTTCAAACCTTTGAAAAACCCAGATGAGAGAGGGCATGTTGTTGTAACTGCGGCGAGGCTGGTTCCTGAGAAAGGGCTTGACCTGTTGCTCAGGGCTGTTCCACTTTTGCTGCAGGATTTTCCCGATTTGGAGGTTAGGATACTCGGTGAAGGGCCTATGCGGAAAAGTCTCCAAGGATTGGCTGGAGAGCTCGGGGTCGGAGATGTGGTGAAGTTTCTGGGCTGGGCTCCTGTGGATGATCTCGTCAAACACTATAACGAGGCGGCTGTCTTTGTCTGCACATCCCACTACGAGGGGGGCCCGAGGACAGTGTTTGAGGCAGCCTCTTGTTTAACACCCAGCGTCTCAACACCCGTGGGCATAGTTCCTGAGGTGCTTAGAGATGGGGAGAGCGTGTTGCTTGTTGAGAGAAGGGACCCAGATCTGCTTGCCGAGAAGATAGCTCAGCTTCTGCATGACAGGGACAAACGCCGTCGGCTCGCCGAGAAGGCTCGTGAGATTGTTCTAAGAGAGTTTGAATGGTCCAAGTCAGTGGAGAGATATGCCAGGGCCTACTTGGCTCTAGCTTCCCCCCGTCCTTGA